In Pseudomonas sp. MYb327, one DNA window encodes the following:
- a CDS encoding cobalamin biosynthesis protein — MTDPGTAPTLVVGLGCQRGCPVSTLRALLDQALQAHQIDIHEITALASIDLKRDEPALIELAEQLGLEVMYFSSAQLAGYQPQLSHHSDIAFERTGCYGVAESAALALAEQLDNAPAKLLIRRQKYAQATLALAGAA, encoded by the coding sequence ATGACGGATCCCGGCACAGCGCCGACCCTGGTGGTCGGCCTGGGCTGCCAACGAGGCTGTCCCGTCAGCACGCTACGAGCGTTGCTTGATCAGGCACTGCAAGCGCACCAAATAGACATCCATGAAATCACGGCCCTGGCGAGTATCGACTTGAAGCGTGATGAGCCGGCCCTGATAGAACTCGCTGAGCAGCTTGGTCTGGAAGTGATGTATTTCAGTAGCGCACAGTTAGCCGGTTATCAGCCGCAACTTAGCCATCATTCGGACATCGCGTTCGAGCGCACGGGCTGCTATGGCGTGGCGGAAAGTGCCGCGCTGGCCCTGGCTGAACAGCTTGATAATGCACCGGCGAAACTGCTCATCCGGCGACAAAAATACGCCCAGGCCACTCTGGCATTGGCTGGCGCGGCATAA
- a CDS encoding acyltransferase, producing MLISVQALRALAAWTVVCHHFMQIFFDFHARGPVGQMFIDKGAVGVDIFFVISGLVIFLSTESKSLPPGRFLLYRLFRIVPAYWLYTVLMALLVVFAKPVLPDQTVDWSHFLLSLLFIPTQNPGGYGIYPTLNVGWTLNYEMLFYVLFAWALLFRLQVRLLVVAALLFAVCQAWTGYGWVSEFYRSDIVYEFLLGIAIGMIYRRGWIKPRLWLPLLGIVGALMVIYHAAPQPRLLAWGLPSAVLVLACMSLERFFANNRLFKLLGDCSYSVYLMHVLVLSAGGFIAQRYGINPYVMFAICVATIGLGSWASYEWVEKCSYRWLKDWIDGEAKDEPVPVLSRQKY from the coding sequence ATGTTGATTTCAGTGCAGGCGCTTCGCGCGCTCGCGGCCTGGACGGTGGTTTGCCACCATTTCATGCAGATTTTCTTCGACTTTCACGCTCGCGGGCCAGTGGGGCAGATGTTCATCGACAAGGGCGCGGTGGGCGTCGACATCTTCTTCGTCATTAGCGGGCTGGTGATTTTCCTGTCCACTGAAAGCAAGTCGCTCCCGCCTGGCCGCTTTCTGCTGTATCGACTGTTTCGCATTGTCCCGGCGTACTGGTTGTATACGGTGCTGATGGCCCTGCTGGTCGTGTTCGCCAAGCCCGTGTTGCCGGATCAGACGGTCGACTGGTCGCATTTCTTGCTGTCGTTGTTGTTTATTCCTACGCAAAATCCTGGTGGCTACGGCATTTATCCGACGCTAAATGTCGGCTGGACGCTCAACTACGAAATGCTGTTCTACGTGCTGTTTGCCTGGGCGCTGCTGTTTCGCCTGCAGGTCCGGTTGCTGGTCGTCGCAGCGCTGCTGTTTGCGGTGTGTCAGGCGTGGACCGGATATGGCTGGGTCAGCGAGTTTTATCGCTCGGATATCGTTTACGAGTTTTTACTGGGGATCGCCATCGGGATGATCTACCGCCGTGGCTGGATCAAACCCAGACTCTGGCTGCCGTTGCTGGGCATCGTCGGCGCGTTGATGGTGATCTACCACGCGGCTCCGCAGCCACGGTTGCTGGCCTGGGGCCTGCCGAGTGCGGTGCTGGTCCTGGCTTGCATGTCGCTCGAGCGGTTTTTCGCGAACAACAGATTGTTCAAGTTGCTCGGCGATTGTTCCTACTCGGTGTACCTGATGCACGTCCTGGTATTGTCTGCGGGCGGTTTCATCGCACAGCGCTATGGGATAAATCCCTACGTGATGTTCGCGATCTGTGTGGCGACCATCGGGTTGGGATCGTGGGCAAGTTACGAATGGGTGGAAAAATGCAGCTATCGGTGGCTTAAAGACTGGATTGACGGTGAAGCGAAGGATGAGCCAGTTCCGGTTCTTTCCCGACAAAAATACTAG
- the cobM gene encoding precorrin-4 C(11)-methyltransferase, with protein sequence MTVYFIGAGPGDPELITVKGQRLIRSCPVIIYAGSLVPAAVLEGHRAEQVVNSAELHLEQIIELIKTAHDNGQDVARVHSGDPSLYGAIGEQIRYLRELGIPFEIIPGVTATAACAALLGAELTLPDVSQSVILTRYADKTAMPTGEELGNLAQHGATMAIHLGVNHLEKILVELLPHYGADCPIAVIHRATWPDQDWVVGTLEDIAEKVEAKGFRRTALILVGRVLGSDHFSESSLYRAGHAHLYRP encoded by the coding sequence ATGACCGTCTACTTTATTGGCGCAGGTCCCGGCGACCCGGAACTGATCACCGTCAAGGGTCAACGGCTGATTCGCAGCTGCCCGGTGATCATCTATGCCGGCTCGCTGGTCCCCGCCGCCGTGCTCGAAGGGCATCGCGCCGAACAGGTGGTCAACAGCGCCGAACTGCACCTGGAACAGATCATCGAATTGATCAAGACCGCCCACGACAACGGCCAGGACGTGGCGCGCGTGCATTCTGGCGATCCGAGCCTGTATGGCGCCATCGGCGAGCAGATTCGCTACCTGCGCGAACTCGGCATTCCTTTTGAAATCATTCCTGGCGTGACCGCGACGGCGGCCTGCGCGGCGCTGTTGGGCGCGGAACTGACGTTGCCGGACGTGTCACAGAGCGTGATCCTGACCCGCTACGCCGACAAAACCGCAATGCCGACTGGAGAAGAACTGGGCAACCTGGCGCAGCACGGGGCGACCATGGCGATTCATCTGGGGGTCAATCATCTGGAGAAAATTCTGGTTGAATTGCTGCCGCATTACGGCGCGGACTGCCCGATTGCGGTGATTCATCGGGCGACATGGCCGGATCAGGATTGGGTGGTAGGGACGCTTGAGGACATTGCCGAAAAGGTCGAGGCCAAGGGGTTTAGGCGTACCGCGTTAATATTGGTGGGCCGGGTGCTGGGCAGTGATCACTTCAGTGAGTCGTCGCTTTATCGTGCGGGGCATGCTCATTTGTATCGCCCTTAG
- a CDS encoding CbtA family protein has product MIKRIAQTAGFTGLLAALLLTLLQSLWVSPLISQAETYEKSEPAAVEVHEHAAGVAAHTHDAEAWAPEDGWQRVLSTTGGNLVVAVGFALMLAGLYTLRAPTKTSQGLLWGLAGYATFVLAPTLGLPPELPGTAAADLAQRQIWWIGTASSTAVGIALIVFSRHWLMKLFGVAILAVPHVIGAPQPEVHSMLAPEALEAQFKIASQLTNVAFWLALGLISAWLFRRKSDGPYHA; this is encoded by the coding sequence ATGATCAAGCGTATTGCGCAAACTGCAGGTTTCACCGGTCTGTTGGCCGCCCTGCTGCTCACCCTGCTGCAAAGTCTCTGGGTGTCTCCGCTGATTTCACAAGCCGAAACCTACGAGAAATCGGAACCCGCCGCGGTTGAAGTCCACGAACATGCCGCTGGAGTCGCGGCTCACACCCACGATGCCGAAGCCTGGGCGCCGGAAGACGGCTGGCAGCGCGTGCTGTCGACCACCGGTGGCAACCTGGTGGTGGCTGTCGGCTTCGCCCTGATGCTCGCCGGTCTCTACACCTTGCGCGCGCCAACCAAAACTTCTCAAGGCCTGCTCTGGGGCCTGGCCGGTTACGCAACTTTCGTGCTGGCGCCGACGCTTGGCTTACCGCCTGAACTGCCAGGCACCGCCGCTGCCGATCTGGCACAGCGACAAATCTGGTGGATCGGTACGGCTTCCTCCACCGCTGTCGGCATTGCACTGATCGTATTCAGCCGCCACTGGCTGATGAAACTCTTCGGCGTGGCGATCCTCGCCGTTCCTCACGTGATTGGCGCGCCGCAACCGGAGGTGCATTCGATGCTCGCCCCGGAAGCCCTTGAAGCGCAGTTCAAAATCGCTTCGCAGTTGACCAACGTGGCATTCTGGCTGGCCTTGGGCCTGATCAGCGCCTGGTTGTTCCGCCGCAAAAGCGATGGTCCATACCACGCATGA
- the nfuA gene encoding Fe-S biogenesis protein NfuA produces the protein MTAITITDAAHDYLADLLSKQNTPGIGIRVFITQPGTQYAETCIAYCKPGEEKPEDTALGLKSFTAYIDHFSEAFLDDAVVDYATDRMGGQLTIKAPNAKVPMVNADSPVNERINYYLQTEINPGLASHGGQVSLIDVVEDGIAVLQFGGGCQGCGQADVTLKEGIERTLLERIPELKGVRDVTDHTQKENAYY, from the coding sequence ATGACCGCTATTACCATCACCGACGCCGCCCACGATTACCTGGCTGATCTGCTCTCCAAGCAGAACACCCCGGGTATCGGAATCCGCGTCTTTATCACCCAGCCTGGCACCCAGTACGCCGAAACCTGCATTGCCTACTGCAAGCCGGGCGAAGAAAAACCTGAAGACACGGCGTTGGGGCTGAAAAGCTTCACCGCGTACATCGACCATTTCAGCGAAGCTTTCCTGGACGATGCCGTTGTCGACTACGCCACCGACCGCATGGGCGGCCAACTGACCATCAAGGCACCTAACGCCAAAGTACCAATGGTCAATGCCGACAGCCCGGTCAACGAGCGTATCAACTACTACCTGCAAACCGAGATCAACCCGGGGCTGGCCAGCCACGGCGGTCAGGTCAGCCTGATCGATGTGGTTGAGGACGGCATCGCCGTTCTGCAGTTCGGCGGCGGTTGCCAGGGCTGTGGCCAGGCAGACGTGACCCTCAAGGAAGGCATCGAGCGCACGTTGCTCGAGCGTATTCCTGAGCTGAAGGGTGTGCGGGACGTGACCGACCACACGCAGAAAGAAAACGCCTATTACTAA
- a CDS encoding fatty acid cis/trans isomerase: MSYRFVVSSVLLLVSWGAAAQTPAISAVVSPSVSYSRDIQPIFTDKCVACHACYDSACQLNLGSGEGAARGASKTPVYDGDRSQAAAPTRLFYDAFGKRAWQQKGFYSVLDAQGNQAALMARMLELGHQTPLQPNAKLPENIALGLNRENMCAMPAEFDGYASSHPRQGMPLAVTGLTDQQYQTLQRWLASGAPIDEQGLVPSAKEALQVVQWENLLNAPGARQSLVGRWLFEHWFLAHIYFKDGEPGHFFQWVRSRTPTGQPIDLINTRRPNDDPGTQVYYRLWPVQGVIVHKTHITYPLSAAKMARVKSLFYNGNWQADALPGYGPERRANPFSTFEAIPAQARYQFMLDNAEYFVRTFIRGPVCRGQIATDVIRDNFWALFQAPEHDLYITDPNYRGQATPLLAMPGQNDDVGSVLTLWHDYRDKRNEYEALRRDSYADLPPPSWSSLWAGNDNALLSIFRHFDSAAVTKGLIGEVPQTMWLFDFPLLERTYYQLAVNFDVFGNVSHQAQTRLYFDLIRNGAEQNFLRLMPADSRDGYLDDWYQDGGKFKMWLDYESIDNDTPTALKLNENDPKRDFAMQLLARYGDLNAKPDPINRCDGAYCSRPNIDADLQEAEQALSRLTSRPAAGLKVIDQLPEATMLRVETVSGKREVYSLLRNRAHSNVAFLIGESLRYQPGLDTLTIFPGVLSSYPNFIFNIPAEQVPEFVDAMENATDAVRFEKIVERWGVRRSHPQFWQYFHDLSRYIHETDPVEEGVLDMNRYENL, from the coding sequence ATGTCGTATCGCTTCGTCGTCAGCAGTGTGTTGCTGTTAGTAAGCTGGGGCGCCGCTGCGCAAACCCCGGCAATTTCTGCTGTCGTTTCTCCTTCTGTTTCCTACAGTCGCGACATTCAACCGATCTTCACTGATAAATGTGTGGCCTGCCACGCCTGCTACGACTCTGCCTGTCAGCTCAACCTGGGCAGTGGCGAAGGGGCGGCACGCGGCGCCAGCAAAACTCCGGTCTACGACGGTGATCGCAGCCAGGCTGCTGCGCCGACCCGATTGTTTTATGACGCTTTTGGCAAGCGCGCGTGGCAGCAAAAGGGCTTCTATTCGGTACTCGACGCCCAGGGCAACCAGGCCGCGCTGATGGCGCGCATGCTGGAATTGGGCCACCAAACCCCGCTGCAACCCAATGCCAAATTGCCCGAAAACATCGCCCTGGGGCTGAACCGCGAAAACATGTGCGCCATGCCGGCAGAGTTTGACGGCTACGCCAGCTCCCATCCGAGGCAGGGCATGCCACTGGCGGTGACCGGCCTGACCGATCAGCAATACCAGACGTTGCAACGCTGGCTGGCTTCCGGTGCTCCGATCGATGAACAAGGCCTGGTGCCCAGTGCCAAGGAAGCCTTGCAGGTGGTGCAGTGGGAAAACCTGCTCAACGCCCCCGGCGCCCGCCAGAGTCTGGTAGGGCGCTGGTTGTTCGAGCACTGGTTTCTCGCGCACATCTATTTCAAGGACGGCGAGCCGGGGCATTTCTTCCAGTGGGTGCGTTCGCGCACGCCGACCGGCCAGCCTATCGACTTGATCAATACCCGTCGGCCGAATGACGACCCCGGCACTCAGGTCTATTACCGCTTGTGGCCGGTGCAGGGTGTGATCGTGCACAAGACTCACATCACCTATCCGCTCAGCGCGGCGAAGATGGCGCGGGTCAAAAGCCTCTTTTATAACGGCAACTGGCAAGCCGATGCCTTGCCGGGCTACGGGCCGGAACGCCGGGCCAATCCGTTTTCGACTTTCGAAGCGATCCCGGCGCAGGCGCGTTATCAGTTCATGCTCGATAACGCCGAGTATTTCGTGCGCACCTTTATTCGTGGCCCGGTCTGCCGGGGCCAGATCGCCACCGACGTGATTCGCGATAATTTCTGGGCGCTGTTCCAGGCGCCGGAGCATGACCTTTACATTACCGACCCGAACTATCGCGGCCAGGCCACGCCGTTGCTGGCGATGCCGGGGCAGAACGACGACGTTGGCAGTGTCTTGACCCTGTGGCACGACTACCGCGACAAACGCAATGAATACGAGGCGCTGCGTCGGGACAGTTACGCTGATCTGCCGCCGCCGAGCTGGTCGAGCCTGTGGGCCGGCAATGACAACGCGCTGTTGAGCATCTTCAGGCATTTCGACAGCGCCGCAGTCACCAAAGGGCTGATCGGGGAGGTGCCGCAGACAATGTGGCTGTTCGACTTTCCGCTGCTGGAGCGTACCTATTATCAGTTGGCAGTGAATTTCGATGTGTTTGGCAACGTGTCCCATCAGGCCCAGACGCGGCTGTATTTCGACCTCATTCGCAATGGTGCCGAGCAGAACTTCCTGCGCCTGATGCCGGCCGACTCCCGCGATGGCTACCTCGATGATTGGTATCAGGACGGCGGTAAATTCAAAATGTGGCTGGATTACGAGTCCATCGACAACGACACGCCGACCGCCCTGAAACTCAATGAAAATGATCCCAAGCGCGACTTCGCCATGCAGTTGCTGGCACGCTACGGCGACCTGAACGCCAAGCCTGATCCCATCAATCGCTGCGACGGCGCCTATTGCTCGCGGCCGAACATCGATGCGGATTTGCAGGAAGCCGAACAAGCGTTGAGTCGCCTGACATCACGTCCGGCGGCAGGCCTCAAGGTCATCGATCAACTGCCGGAAGCGACCATGCTGCGCGTCGAAACCGTGAGCGGGAAGCGCGAGGTCTACAGCCTGTTGCGCAATCGCGCGCACAGCAACGTGGCGTTTCTGATCGGCGAGTCGCTGCGGTACCAACCTGGGCTGGATACGCTCACCATTTTCCCGGGTGTTCTGAGCAGTTACCCGAACTTCATCTTCAACATCCCCGCCGAGCAGGTGCCAGAGTTTGTGGATGCGATGGAAAACGCCACGGACGCGGTCCGCTTCGAGAAAATCGTCGAGCGCTGGGGCGTGCGGCGCAGCCATCCGCAGTTCTGGCAGTATTTCCATGACCTGAGCCGCTATATCCATGAAACCGACCCGGTGGAAGAGGGCGTGCTGGACATGAACCGCTACGAGAATCTTTGA
- the cobN gene encoding cobaltochelatase subunit CobN: MHLLRTQPGGFVSDDNIADLGQTPAELVILCSGDSSLALLAEAAQQLPDDYPSVRLANPMQVQNHASVDLYIDEVLRHAKVILISLHGGIAYWRYGVERLVELSQRGVQLILVPGDDRPDPELSDLSTVPAEERDRLWQFLRQGGMGNALDFFRCLANRWLDRDYPWAEPQTLPRTAIYHPQRSPATLQDWQADWQVDQPVAAVLFYRSHLQAANTAFIDVFCQRLLAAGLNPLPIALASLKEPGCLSMVEDWLDETSASVILNTTGFAQSSPEAPHLRPFRRNIPVIQAICAQDNEPGWRASEQGLGPRDLAMHIALPELDGRIISRPISFKDLAWRSERSQSDVVCYRPQPERMDFVAELARRWIDLARLPNAEKRVALILANYPTRDGRIGNGVGLDTPAAALNILRALHIEGYPLPGDLPESGTALIQQLLGGVSNDLDTIDQRPCQQSLAMDDYLLMFNALPEANRQAVSERWGTPDSDPMCRGGRMMIAGLRLGLTFVGIQPARGYQVDPSAVYHDPDLVPPHGYLAFYFWLRNTYGAHGVIHVGKHGNLEWLPGKGVGLSENCWPDALLGPLPNIYPFIVNDPGEGAQAKRRTQAVIIDHLMPPLTRAETYGPLRNLELLADEYYEAQLLDPRRARELQRDILQLVRDTHIDRELQMDEKLDSDADAAIWLPRLDTYLCDLKESQIRDGLHVFGESPVGRLRTDTLLALLRIPRGDGRGAQSSLLRALAKAFVLGFDPLDCALAEPWTGPRPDALLSISDEPWRTTGDTRERLELFATQLIFCGSEPARDGVSATSISTDTALSRAGSLPQEASWSEVSAILDNLREVVAPRLDACGPAEMRGLLDALRGRFVPAGPSGAPSRGRLDVLPTGRNFYSVDVRNLPTTTAWRIGFQSANLILERHLQDHGDHLRQLGLSVWGTATMRTGGDDIAQAMALMGVRPVWATGSQRVDDFEILPLSLLDRPRVDVTLRVSGFFRDAFANLIRLFDAAVQAVAALDEPDDFNPLAAKVRAEREALLQSGLDEETARRQAGWRIFGAKPGAYGAGVQGTIDGRLWQSREDLAEVYLNWGGYAYGGADEGTAAREQFSQRLSQVQAVLQNQDNREHDLLDSNDYYQFQGGMLAAVESLSGAAAASYHGDHSQPDLPKIRTLKEELNRVIRSRAANPKWIDGVKRHGYKGAFEMAATVDNLFAFDATTQLIDDHQYALLADAYLLDPNTRDFVREHNPHALRDMTERMLEAQQRGMWKDPGEYREALENLLLDIEEDS, translated from the coding sequence ATGCACCTGCTCAGGACCCAGCCCGGCGGTTTCGTGTCGGATGACAACATTGCCGACCTTGGACAAACCCCCGCCGAGCTGGTGATCCTGTGCAGCGGCGATTCCAGCCTGGCGCTGCTCGCCGAAGCGGCGCAGCAATTGCCCGACGATTACCCGAGCGTGCGCCTGGCCAACCCGATGCAGGTGCAGAACCATGCGTCGGTCGATCTGTACATCGACGAAGTGCTGCGCCACGCGAAGGTCATCTTGATTTCGCTGCACGGCGGCATCGCCTATTGGCGTTACGGCGTCGAGCGGTTGGTGGAATTGTCACAGCGCGGAGTGCAACTGATTCTGGTGCCGGGCGATGATCGTCCGGATCCGGAACTCAGCGACCTCAGCACTGTTCCCGCCGAAGAACGCGATCGGCTTTGGCAATTCCTGCGACAGGGCGGCATGGGCAACGCCCTCGACTTTTTCCGTTGCCTGGCCAATCGCTGGCTGGATCGCGACTACCCCTGGGCCGAGCCGCAAACCCTGCCGCGCACGGCGATTTACCATCCGCAAAGAAGCCCGGCGACACTGCAAGATTGGCAAGCCGACTGGCAGGTTGACCAACCGGTGGCGGCGGTGCTGTTTTACCGCTCGCATTTGCAGGCGGCGAACACGGCTTTTATCGATGTTTTCTGCCAGCGTTTGTTGGCGGCGGGGCTCAACCCGTTGCCCATTGCCCTCGCCAGTTTGAAAGAACCCGGCTGCCTGTCGATGGTCGAGGATTGGCTGGATGAAACATCAGCTTCGGTGATTTTGAATACCACGGGTTTCGCCCAATCCAGCCCCGAAGCGCCGCATCTGCGACCGTTTCGGCGCAATATCCCTGTGATCCAGGCGATTTGCGCCCAGGACAACGAACCCGGTTGGCGCGCCAGCGAACAGGGCCTCGGCCCTCGTGATCTGGCGATGCATATTGCACTGCCGGAGCTGGACGGAAGGATCATCAGCCGCCCGATCAGCTTCAAGGATCTGGCCTGGCGCAGCGAGCGCAGTCAGTCAGACGTGGTGTGCTACCGGCCGCAACCGGAACGCATGGATTTCGTCGCCGAACTGGCGCGGCGCTGGATTGATCTGGCGCGGCTGCCGAATGCTGAAAAGCGCGTTGCGCTGATCCTCGCCAACTACCCGACCCGCGATGGTCGCATCGGCAACGGCGTGGGCCTCGACACCCCGGCGGCGGCGCTGAATATTCTGCGTGCGTTGCATATCGAAGGGTATCCGCTGCCGGGCGATTTGCCGGAAAGCGGCACGGCGTTGATCCAGCAGTTGCTCGGTGGCGTCAGCAACGACCTCGACACAATCGACCAGCGTCCATGCCAGCAAAGCCTGGCGATGGACGACTATCTGCTGATGTTCAACGCCTTGCCCGAAGCCAACCGCCAAGCGGTGTCGGAGCGCTGGGGCACGCCCGACAGCGATCCGATGTGCCGAGGCGGGCGGATGATGATCGCCGGGTTGCGCTTGGGCCTGACCTTCGTCGGCATTCAACCGGCGCGGGGCTATCAGGTGGATCCGAGCGCGGTGTATCACGATCCGGACCTGGTCCCGCCCCACGGCTATCTGGCGTTCTATTTTTGGTTACGCAACACCTACGGCGCCCACGGCGTGATCCACGTCGGCAAGCACGGCAATCTCGAGTGGCTGCCGGGCAAAGGTGTCGGGCTCTCCGAAAATTGCTGGCCGGACGCACTGCTCGGGCCGCTGCCGAACATCTATCCATTTATCGTCAACGACCCGGGCGAGGGCGCCCAGGCCAAACGCCGTACCCAAGCGGTGATCATCGACCACCTGATGCCGCCGCTGACCCGCGCCGAAACCTACGGCCCGCTGCGCAACCTTGAGTTGCTGGCCGACGAATATTACGAAGCGCAATTGCTCGATCCTCGACGCGCTCGGGAATTGCAGCGCGACATCCTGCAACTGGTGCGCGACACGCACATCGACCGCGAGCTGCAAATGGACGAAAAACTCGACAGCGATGCCGATGCGGCGATCTGGCTGCCGCGCCTGGACACGTACCTGTGCGACTTGAAAGAGTCGCAGATCCGCGATGGTCTGCACGTGTTTGGCGAGTCACCGGTGGGGCGATTGCGCACCGACACCTTGCTCGCGCTGTTGCGCATACCTCGCGGCGATGGCCGGGGGGCGCAATCGAGTCTGCTGCGGGCGCTGGCCAAGGCGTTCGTGCTGGGCTTCGATCCGCTGGATTGTGCACTGGCCGAGCCGTGGACAGGGCCGCGCCCGGACGCTTTGCTGTCGATCAGCGATGAGCCGTGGCGTACCACCGGCGACACCCGCGAACGCCTGGAGCTGTTTGCCACACAACTGATCTTCTGTGGGAGCGAGCCTGCTCGCGATGGAGTGTCAGCTACATCAATCTCAACTGACACAGCGCTTTCGCGAGCAGGCTCGCTCCCACAGGAGGCGAGTTGGTCTGAAGTGAGCGCCATCCTCGACAACTTGCGCGAAGTGGTCGCGCCGCGACTGGACGCCTGCGGCCCCGCAGAAATGCGCGGTCTGCTCGACGCGCTACGCGGCCGTTTCGTCCCGGCCGGCCCCAGCGGAGCCCCCAGTCGCGGTCGCCTGGACGTACTGCCCACCGGGCGCAACTTCTATTCGGTGGACGTGCGCAACCTGCCAACCACCACCGCATGGCGCATCGGTTTCCAGTCGGCCAACCTGATTCTCGAGCGTCATCTGCAAGACCATGGCGACCATCTGCGCCAGCTGGGTTTGTCGGTGTGGGGCACGGCGACCATGCGTACGGGCGGTGACGACATTGCCCAGGCCATGGCGCTGATGGGCGTGCGTCCGGTGTGGGCGACGGGCAGTCAACGGGTCGACGATTTTGAAATTCTGCCGCTGAGTCTGCTCGACCGTCCGCGAGTGGACGTGACCTTGCGTGTGTCGGGTTTCTTCCGCGATGCCTTTGCCAACCTGATTCGCCTGTTCGACGCCGCCGTGCAAGCGGTCGCCGCGCTGGACGAACCGGACGATTTCAACCCGCTGGCAGCCAAGGTCCGCGCCGAGCGCGAAGCGTTGCTGCAATCGGGGCTCGATGAAGAGACAGCGCGGCGTCAGGCTGGTTGGCGCATCTTCGGTGCCAAGCCCGGTGCGTATGGTGCGGGCGTGCAGGGCACCATTGATGGTCGGCTGTGGCAGAGTCGCGAGGATCTGGCCGAGGTTTATTTGAACTGGGGTGGTTACGCCTACGGTGGTGCCGACGAAGGCACCGCGGCCCGCGAGCAGTTTTCTCAACGCCTGAGCCAGGTACAAGCGGTGCTGCAGAACCAGGATAACCGCGAACATGATCTGCTCGATTCCAACGACTATTACCAGTTCCAGGGCGGTATGCTCGCGGCGGTGGAAAGCCTCAGCGGTGCAGCAGCGGCCAGTTATCACGGCGATCACAGTCAGCCAGACTTGCCGAAGATCCGCACGTTGAAGGAAGAGTTGAACCGGGTCATTCGCTCACGGGCAGCTAATCCAAAGTGGATCGACGGGGTCAAGCGTCACGGCTACAAAGGCGCGTTCGAGATGGCGGCGACGGTCGACAACCTGTTCGCGTTCGACGCCACCACGCAGTTGATCGACGATCACCAGTACGCGTTGTTGGCGGACGCTTATTTGCTTGATCCGAACACCCGAGACTTCGTGCGCGAGCACAATCCCCACGCCCTGCGCGACATGACAGAACGCATGCTCGAAGCGCAGCAGCGAGGGATGTGGAAGGACCCGGGCGAGTACCGCGAAGCACTGGAAAATCTGTTGCTGGATATAGAAGAAGACAGCTGA
- a CDS encoding CbtB-domain containing protein, translating into MSIISSTGHSTTASSTTTLTQRLTAAICASILGACLVYFAGFSHIEAVHNAAHDTRHSAAFPCH; encoded by the coding sequence ATGTCGATCATCAGCAGCACCGGCCACAGCACCACCGCCAGCAGCACCACTACCCTCACTCAACGCCTGACCGCCGCCATTTGTGCGTCGATCCTCGGTGCGTGCCTGGTGTATTTTGCCGGTTTCTCGCACATCGAAGCAGTCCACAACGCTGCCCACGATACGCGCCACAGCGCCGCGTTCCCATGCCATTGA
- the cobW gene encoding cobalamin biosynthesis protein CobW — MKTLAKLPVTIVTGFLGSGKTTLLRHMLDNTQGRRIAVIVNEFGELGIDGEILKQCSIGCTEEEANGRVYELANGCLCCTVQEEFFPVMRELVARRGDLDHILIETSGLALPKPLVQAFQWPEIRSACTVDAVITVVDSPAVAAGTFAAFPDQVDAQRKLDPNLDHESPLHELFADQLSSADLVILNKADLISPEDLARVRLEVAEELPPAVKVIEASSGRLPLDVLIGLGAGSEEHIDSRHSHHDHHHDDDDHDDHDHDAFDSISIELPASDESLLMDALTQLVVQHGILRVKGFAAIPSKPMRLLIQGVGTRFDKHFDRQWGAEEARTTRLVLIGQALDAALLEAQLRAALSV; from the coding sequence ATGAAAACACTGGCCAAACTCCCCGTCACCATCGTTACCGGCTTCCTCGGCTCGGGCAAAACCACCTTGCTGCGGCACATGCTCGACAACACCCAGGGCCGTCGAATCGCGGTGATCGTCAACGAGTTCGGCGAGCTGGGCATCGACGGCGAAATCCTCAAGCAGTGCTCCATCGGTTGCACCGAAGAAGAAGCCAACGGCCGCGTCTATGAACTGGCCAACGGCTGCCTGTGCTGCACCGTCCAGGAAGAGTTCTTCCCGGTGATGCGCGAACTGGTGGCCCGTCGTGGCGACCTCGACCACATCCTCATCGAAACTTCCGGCCTGGCCCTGCCAAAACCGCTGGTCCAGGCCTTCCAGTGGCCGGAAATCCGCAGCGCCTGCACCGTTGACGCGGTGATCACCGTGGTCGACAGCCCGGCCGTGGCCGCCGGCACTTTCGCCGCATTCCCGGATCAAGTCGACGCTCAGCGCAAACTCGACCCGAATCTGGATCACGAATCACCGCTGCACGAGCTGTTCGCCGACCAACTGTCCAGCGCCGATTTGGTGATCCTCAACAAGGCCGACCTGATCAGCCCCGAAGACCTGGCCCGTGTACGCCTGGAAGTTGCCGAAGAATTGCCGCCGGCAGTGAAGGTAATCGAAGCCAGCAGCGGTCGCTTGCCACTGGACGTACTGATCGGCCTCGGCGCCGGTTCCGAAGAACACATCGATAGCCGCCACAGCCATCACGATCATCACCACGACGATGACGATCATGATGACCACGATCACGACGCGTTCGATTCCATTTCCATCGAACTGCCGGCATCCGACGAAAGCCTGTTGATGGACGCGCTGACCCAATTGGTGGTCCAGCACGGCATCCTGCGCGTCAAGGGTTTCGCCGCGATCCCGAGCAAGCCGATGCGCCTGCTGATCCAGGGTGTGGGCACGCGTTTCGACAAACACTTCGACCGTCAGTGGGGCGCTGAAGAAGCACGCACGACGCGTCTGGTGTTGATCGGCCAGGCACTGGATGCCGCGTTGCTCGAAGCGCAATTGCGCGCCGCGCTCAGCGTGTAA